The window GTCAGTGGCAGGTTCAATTCAGAACAGAAGCAAAAAACCAAGGGATGAATACGTTACTCATATGATATGATGACTCGCAAAAGCTGGTAACAAAAGCATAACACCTCAATATTTGACAGAACCAAAAtgacgtgtgtgtgtgtgtgatcaCACAGTTATGATTTAGTACTCGCAGAAGCACCTTTGCAAAAACACACAAATTGAATAGAGTCAGATTAAGGTTCATTATTCACATTTCACTTAGCTGTTAACTCTTCTAACCAAGCAAACACacgctttaaaaaaaattcaacctGTGAATCAGGaggaaatttaaatttacatgcCAATCAGGCTTATCTAATGGGCCAGAATCTAATATTAAAAGCCCATAAAAGAAAAAGGCCCAATAGTAACAAAACATCGTTATCGTCCGTGCGAAAGGTTTGTGTGACCATTATTGTAAAACGTGATATTCTGCTGCAGATACCAATGTCGCATCAGAGAAGCAGAACAAGTGATAGAGAGTGAGTGAGAGAGAAGGAAACGATGAGTTTCGCTGGAAGCAAGAGCTGTATTTTCTCCCTTACGAATCACTACAAAGAAAATGATAAATCTTTCCGGCTCAATTCGATTAACAAACCATCGATTGATCCAAAAAGATTCCCGAGAAATCTGGGAGTTTCCTGCAAAATCTCAGGGAGTAATGGAGCTGAGGAGAACCCAGGAACGAATGGGGTTTCTCTCAGCTCCAAGAACAAGATGGAAGATTACAATACAGCTATGAAGAGACTGATGAGGAGCCCATATGAATATCATCATGATCTCGGTACGAATATGACTTTCAGACACGATCTAGTTAGTTTGTTGTTTATCAGTAATAAAGACTGTTCCTTTGACTCTGTGATTAAGTCTTGTAGTATAACTAATAGTAAGTTTAGTTAGACTAAAGCTGCCGTTTTGGAGGTTATGGTTTCTTAACCTTAGATTAGGACAAAACTATACTACATTGGTCGTAATGTTATTTTGGAAAGTGTTTCTAACTATGGATGTGAGAATGTTtctaaaaaattgtttttttttttgttgggtcTTTGATCTGTTTTGTTAGGCATGAACTATACATTGATAAGAGACGAACTGATCGTTGGGTCACAGCCACAGAAGCCTGGGGATATAGACCActtgaagaaagaagagaacGTTGCTTACATACTCAACTTGCAACAAGACAAGGACGTTGAGTATTGGGGAATCGATCTTGACTCCATTGTCAAACGATGTAAAGAGCTTGGAATCCGTCACATGAGAAGGCCTGTAAGAGAAACATTTCCCAATGTTTTCAACCTGTGATGCTAAATGTTTAATCAGTTTGGTTTCTTGTTTATGATTAGGCTAAAGACTTTGATCCACTTTCGTTGAGAAGCCAGCTTCCGAAAGCTGTGTCTTCTTTGGAATGGGCGGTGTCGGAAGGTAAAGGAAGAGTTTACGTGCATTGTACAGCTGGATTGGGAAGAGCTCCTGCGGTTTCTATTGCTTATATGTATTGGTTCTGTGGCATGAACGTAAGTTAATATCCTCTTACTCAACTTCACTTCCAAGAAAGTTTTTTTAGTGATCTGATTCTGTGTGTTTCGAAACAGCTGAACACGGCTTATGACGCATTTGTGTCAAAGCGTCCATGTGGGCCTAACAAAGGAGCTATACGTGGGGCTACATATGATCTGGCCAAGAATGATCCGTGGAAAGAGCCATTTGAGAATCTCCCTGAGAACGCATTTGAGGATATTGCAGATTGGGAGAGGAAATTGATTCAAGAACGTGTTAGGGCCAACCGTGGAACCTGAAGATCTGTAGAGCTTATGTATGGCTTcggaataaaaaaaatctactttttGTATATTGTAAAGCTACTTATGACTACAAAACCCCTGTGGTTGTTTTCTTCTCAACGTTTACAAAGCATGAGGCATTGGTCTCAAGACTTTGCACTAAATGTTCTTAAGTTTACCAAAATTCACACGTTATTCTGGATTTTAAAGAAGTATTTTATAGTAATCATAACACTTTTTCAACAAAATTAGTGATGGGATATTGGGAGAATTTACATATAGCAGACATTGGCTCATGTAAATAAGTGTTATATTTCTGACTTATGAATTAATCTGGGGTTTCTATATTCTTGGCCTATGGACCCATGCTATATATGCTTTTTGGGCCAACGACCACATACAAACTTGGTTTCAGGATCTATCAATGTAAATATGTCTGCTTTCTACGCTCAAAAAGTCGTATTTTAACTATATCTTGAGCAAGAACAACCATAAAGTCAAATAActttatcaaaaagtccataaaGTCAACAAAATTCCACCGCAATATACAATAAAAGAGATTCGTGTTATCTGCAACCAAAGTTCAAATTTGGCTGAGCTAATGAAGGAGACAAAAGCTGCATGTTCACACACACGTTATGACGTTAATAGTATGTGTCACAATGTCAGTGCATGTCAGCATGTATATGTGTACTTGATGCGTGTGACGGTGAGAGTGTGATCGTGTGGGGGAGGCTTGGGGAACAAGAAGAAGGACGCGGTCAAAAGTGCCGGTGCTTCGGCCTTTAATGGTAGTAGTTGGATTCTCCATTCATGAAATAAAGTGCATGATTATCTCCtttcaatttgtttttatttaatatttgttgCATTGATTTAAATGGACAGATATAGTTTTGAAGAcctttagagcatctccaaaaggactctattttttcctctataatttacactaaaatagagtaactctgtTATAGaattgaatttgctccaatggttcactctataatagagttactctataatagagtgaaatatagagtattcttgttttttgactccaaatatagagtgaaaaaacaaaaatactctatatttcactctattatagagtaactctattatagagtgaactaTTGGAGCAAatctaactctataatagaattactctattttagagttaaatatagagaaaattatagtgtagcattggagatggtcttactACTATTGTTTTTACTCATATGAAAATGACTGTATAGTTGATAATCCCATACGACAAAATATACGGTCCCACATTCTTGTTAATATTATAAACCGGTGGTGAAACTCGTGAATGTTATTCAAACTTTCAATATAAAACATGCACTATAAAAACATCGTTAacgtaaatttaaaatatttatgagctTGTATGTATTCCTAGATTTTTTTTGTCGTgtattaactattttaaattgtTAACCAAATCATTTATTGTATGCTTAATTCAGCTattataccttttttttttgacgtcacctttatttataattttaaaaaggataaaactcaaaataaacaaataaaaataaaatgatattttagttGGACCGTAAACTCGAAAGGAGTGCTTCATCTTTCAACTCTTCTTGTCGAGTCCCCGACACTTGCCGCGTAAGTTTTCCAACTCTCATTGACTTTTCTCTGCTCAAACACTCTGTATATATATGCGCTAAACACTCTCTTTGATCTTTCACCCACTTCATATCTCAAACAAAGCAGACTCGTTACAATAACAACAAAATCTCTTTCACCCacaacaatttttttgtaaaaatggtGAAAAGCTGCAGATCTTTGCTCTTGATTCTCCTCCTCATCTCGGTCTCTCTATCGACGGCAAGAATCTTACCAGGAGAGTTTCTTCCGGTCATCGTATCCGGAGAGATAACTCCTGATACCAAGGCGGTGGTGGGCTGCGGAGGCGAGGCGGTGGAGATAAAAACAGAATATTCTTTTATGCCTGAAGTCTTCGCCGGAAAGTTTGGCTCATTGGTGTTGAATGCTCTTCCCAAAGGTGGCCGTCCAGCGTCTGGGCCCAGCAAGAAAAGTCATGACGTCAAGACTTAATTCGATGATGTTCTTTGTCTGATCTTGTTGATTTTTCCTGTCCGAATTATTCTTTTCCTATTCTTTGACAATACTTTTGAATAGAAAATCCTGTAAATGTTAAATTCAGATATTACAGTAGAGAGTTTTAGATTTTGTCTGGTCTTTTTGAATTGAAATGATCAAGAGTGTTAGATTGTAATCTTGTATGGATCtagcaatatttttttgataaatattaatCAGCTTTACATTTCCTATTGattatttgaccaaaaaaggTCGTTGATAAACGCGCATATAAAGTTGAGCCAAACATGACATTATAATTGAAAATATGTAGTTTCGGGGTAGCTGTATGTTGGTTCCAAGAAGGAGCTCAAACCTTATGCTACAAGCCTACAATATAAAAATCAGAAGGGGCCCCAAGGCGTAAAGAATGAAGTTAGTGCAGAATATGCAAATTGACTTAGCGCGTTTTATGGTAAACACAGATCATTACAAACGTGAATATTAACTGCAATACCTTACTATAGTCACACAATCTGATATCTAGGTCACATAGAGTCAATAGGTTATATAGTACTAGTAGTTAATTAGAGAGATCATTGAAGTCTAAAAGACCTCAATCATCACGATCAAATGATTAACCACATTTAATGTTTATGTTTAAGTGATGCACATCTACTCCGTACTGGACGGACAGCAGTTCCTCGCGTCTACTTGAGTTTGAGCCATGATCAGACTCATTATGAGCAACATACTTAAaaaatttacagttttgctTTCCACCTTTTGATTTATTACAACGTATGTAGAGAAAATAAACTCTTGTAAGATGAGTCAATTCCAAGTATCAAACTTCACTTGACAAACTTCATTTTGGAAAACAACGTGTATTATTGCAACCATAGTCATTGAGCCAACTCAAAGACAAAAGAGATACATCGTAAAGTTTGTTTCAGACAACCTTATAAAAACAAAGCCGAGCCGGGAACTGTGTCCCCCCTTTATGTTGTTATCCTGTAACGAACTCACTTGCATTCACTCTCATAAACTTCGCTAGCGTATTTCCAGTTGATAACTTTCCACACGTTCTTCAGATAATCCGGCCTCACATTCTTGTACTGCAAGAATTAAAATAGTGATTAAATAGTTGATTTAAATTCGTAATCCTATAAGCTAACTCACTACTTTTAAGGGATAACAAGTGTTGTTACCTGCAAGTAGTAGGCATGCTCCCAAACATCTATACCCACCAGAGGAACCAAGCTTCCTCCTTTTGTCACAAGTGGATCCTGAGAGATCAAACAGTCATTTTCTTTAATTCCCCAAAACCACATCTATTTAAATATTAAGATCGTGGGCAAATCTAAAACCTTCTGAACAAATCGATATCTTGTATATGTATGTACCTGATTGGCGGTTGTGTCAACCACAAGCTTCTTAAGTTCTTTGTCTAAACCGAGCCACTGGAATCAATCAAGAGAAAGAGTCAATGACCATGGTTATAAGTGAAGCAACAAAGGCCAATGTAACATAACAACAGGTGAAACAAGAATACTAACCACCCATCCTGAACCTTGAAGAGCAGCACCTTCAGCACTCATCTTCTTCACCAAACCTTCAAGAGAGCCAAAGTGAGTGTCAATAGCTCCACCTAGAGCTCCCTTTGGCGGCTCTCCACCACCTTGCTGTTATCCgttacaaaacacacacacacacacaacattaagcacaaaacatttaaacaGTAATAAACAGAAAGAAACTCTTAAAACACAAACTCACATTGACAGGAGCAAGATTCTTCCAGAAAATCGAATGGTTCACATGACCTGCAACaacaaatataaaaccatatgagttcaagaacaaaaaaaaaaaacattccttTCCCCATTGAGGAAACAGATAAAAATCAAAAGGCGGTAACTTTTATGACACCCTAATCTTCAATCCGACCAATCACAAACAACCCGACAGAACACAACAACTTCGAGATCggaaataaaagaagaaaaagtcaAAAAAGCACCTCCGCCGTTGAACTTGATGGCGCTATGAAGCTTGACAACAGTGGAAGCGTCTCCCTTGTTCACGGCCTGATCAAGCTGCTCGAGGGCATTGTTGTAATTAGTGACGTAAGTCTGGTGATGCTTCTGGTGGTGAATCTGCATAATCTCGCCGCTAATCGCCGGCTCCAGCGCGCTGTAATCATAAGGGAGATCAGGAAGCGTGAAGGTCTGGATTCCTCTGAGTCCCAGAAGCTTAGAAGACGACTCCTTTAGGCTGGATAGGGTTCTTCTGCTCGCTACAGAACGAATCGCCATTGTTGATAGATgatgaaatagagagagagaaagagtcaCTGTTTGTCACATTAGTGATAAAGTAACAGTCATGACACGTAGATGGGCCGAGAAATTGGGCCAGTGAGCCCAATGCCTaataatagagagagagagagagagagtcactGTTTGTCACATAGTGGTAAAGTAACAGTCGTGACACGTAGACTAATGGATGTGTCGCTGTAAATATATGGGCCGAGAAATTGGGCCAGTGAGCCCAAAGGCCTTacgtaattgttttttttattatttctgaCAGCTTAAAAGTTTTATTCGAGGAAAGAATATAGTATGAACTGACGAGGACGACGAATCGAGAGGAAAGTGTAAAGAAATGAAGAAAGTTTGACTAGAAGCGGAGCCGTTGAACCCCAGAAAGCTCCGAGATCGCAGATTCTTAAGGCATTCGGAAAGTGGGAGAATTGGCTTGAATGAGGGTTGTGGACTCTCCGATGGACAGTTCGAGTGACATCGAAGGCGATTCCGAGGGAAGAAATGAAGGAGGAGGATCAACGTCGGATTATCGATTGCTGGGTCGGCAAGTTACGGTGCATCAGTTCATGGGCGGTGGCAAAGGCGAGTCCTTTCTCTgtattagggtttagggtttctgATTTCACCAAGTTGTGGCATTTATTATAGTACAAGATTTAATTTTTGGCAGGTGAAAGTTAGGTTAGTGAATGATAACTAATGTATGGCTTTGTTTTTGTGAAGTTCTTAGATAAgtgaccatttttttttttttaatgtatggCTTTGTTCTTTGATCATGCAGCTGCTGACTTGCTCTTGTGGAGGAGAAGAAACCATTCCTTGGGGGTTATCGTTTTATCAACCGCGGCTTGGCTTACTTTCGAGCTTTCTGGATTGCCTATCTTATCTGTTTCTTCAGATGTGTTACTGATTGGGATCATCATATCATTCGTCCATGCACAGGTGTCTTCTTTTAGGAACAGGTGCGCACTAGTTCTCACCACTCTACAGTCTGTAACTAGTTGCTGTTTTATGTGACTGATTACTACTTGTATAAGCAGACAGACGGATTCGTTACCAGAGCTTGTTCTATCCGAGGAAATGGTTAATAGTACTGCAGCTTCCTTCCGTGTAAAACTCAACCACTTGCTTGTAATGGCTCATGATGTTACAGTTGGCAACGATTTTCGCCTCTTCTTCAAGGTTATGAAGCCAAACCCCTTTCATGAAACTCACATTGGGATTTATTAGATGTGTTAACAACAGACCAGTCTTGACTGTGTTTCTCTGTGTAGCAGGTGGTGATTTGTCTGTGGCTTCTCTCTGCCATTGGTAGCTATATTTCCTTCTGCACTCTTGTTTATATCGGTTAGTAACTTACCCCATTTGATTTGCTTGCTGTTCTTGTTTTTTAAATGGTTTACCACAAGATTTACTGTTTCAAAACTCAGTGGTTTTATGGTGTGGACAGGGACCATCTTATCTGTAACAATACCGGCTTTGTACAGCAAATATCAAAGGAAAGTAGACAAGTGTTGCGGGTTGATTCACAGGCAACTGTCTCATCAATACAAGTTAGTTGACGAAAATGTTATAAGCAAACTCTCGTGGAGCTTATCCAAGGATAAAGACTCCTGAGCTTGAACTTCGGTGAAGACTCCTGAGCTTTAACTTCGGTGATTTTGAAAATGCTTTTACTCCTCTTCCTTTTCACTAGTTTGGGTTTCTTCTAGTTTACCATTGTGTAGTATTATGTAACTAAAAGACGATATCAAGGATGAATATATAAAGATGGTTTCACTGTTCAACTAAATTAACTGTCTCCACTATGTGACAGATGCCTTGTGTACAGTCTAAacacaatatttatttatataatttgctTGTTAACTTGTCACTTTTACCATTTACTACGGTCTttgtccgggctacgcccggataaattttttcttataatttgtaattaattttagcttgtttattttttttataaaagcatGCATatgtattatttcaaaattgaCTACCAAAAACATAAGTAATAAcacaaaaattaatttattatgttcTCGAACGAATTTGAAATGAATAAATTCAGGGGTTGATTTGTAATGGTGGTAAATGTTTTAGACATccacttttttcaaaaaaaattatttttaaaacaatcatattttatcttttaaaattaaagatatagtataaagtttttttgaaaaaaaaataatatattagttttcaaaatcaaattttctaaagattttatttAGTGCTTTGAAAATAGATATATAGCAAAACAATTAAAGCCGAAGCAAAACAATTCACAGCTTATTTTctaaagtaaaaacaaaaaaaaactatagaacAACCAATCAACCCATTACTCTTtgttgtttatttattattaaaatgaacGGAAAGTTATGAATAGTCAATATTCTTAAGTTTCAGCTAAAATCTTTTGTTTCATACAAAACAATTGTTAAATCtacatttaattaaaaacttttttatgtatttagaattattgattttacattttcaatttcTGCCCTGTCTACAAAAAATACAAACTGACATATATACAGGCTTTTTGCATTGTTTATTTCAAATGATAAATAATTACATTTGTATAATTAATTTACGGCTATACAATATTGATTTGATACACTAACCAAAATTCTTTTATCAAGGAGActgaaaactaaaatttttagcTAAAGGTTAAGAAATGTTTTTCGATCAAATATCAACGGAATTAAGAGAAATGAAATTGCTTTACATGGTTTCTGATTAAAATAGATGATTTAAATCGGTTATTTTTACAAAACCAAActattttatgataaaaacaataaactgaataaaaatatcaaacaacaaaaaaatttatttttctcaaaaccAGCTTATGGAAACacattataaagaaaaataaaacacaaaccaaactaatccaatattttttaaaacaccacCAAAAATTAgtctttaaatcatataaaccAGACCATCACTGTAGATTTGGAAACACTACATAAAATTTGAGTATAATATAGGACTGGCGATGCCTTGCAAGTGCATATAATTATGCAATGAGTATGCAAAAGCATATTAAAAAGCCAATATTATCTTAAAAACAAACTATGTTCTTACaaaaatcttaaaaacaaaCTCTTGTTTAGCCGATAACACTAACACAgtgtgttttaaatatttttttcttaggcATGTGCTTAATGCCCCCTAGATTTTAATATGATGATAACTTAATAGTTATCTTTGTGGTACATACATTGGCGTGCCAATGTTTATATCTGCCTGTGTTGCCTTTCTTCAATCTATATATGTGATTAGTGATAACATATAAACTTTATTACTCCTCCAAATGATCTAACATATTTCACAACCAAGAAGCTTGGAAGGCTTTACACATACATAGCATCGTTggttaaaaattagttaaaggTTTGATAAACATCGGGAGTGGAAGCTGGAGTGACCAACAACTCAGAAGCAGTCCACAGTCTCTGAGCTTTAAGATTGCACGATCCGGATTAGAAGTCCGAGCTTCATTACAGTCTGAAAAGTATTTGCCGCACACGTTCCTCAATCTCGGACTCGTTGCTAGGCAGCATGTCGTTGCTGCTGCCTATAAATAATTAACAGGGATCAGTAAGCTATTTTTATGATGTCGTACGTTAGTTTGGATAACtctaaatatatgatttataaatgaaaatcgATCAAATATTGATTTGACTTAGATACCTGAGGAACGGACTTCAAAAGCTTAGAGGTCaagaaaaagacaaaatcaGTGATGAGGCCGTCTCGGTCTCTTGTGAGACGCGTTCTCACGATTCCAGAATGAACACAGTTTGCAGTTACATTAGCATCCATTTTCTATACAGTGATTAGTCAAATTTTCAGAAGTCATATTATattgttagaaaaaaataagttaATAAAAGGGTTTTAATGACTAAACTACATGGAGAATCCGGGAAAGCTGTTAGCTTTAGAGCCTTCAACAGCTTCTGTGATAGCTTCAAGTATTTCTATCTGGTTGTCATTAAGCCATAAATCTTCCAGCCTACAGGTAAAGGAAAAGTCAGAacgtaaacaaacaaaaaatcaccaaaataaaaaagtcagTCTTGAAGAAAAGGAAAAGTGAAATACTTTGTGAGGCTCTGAATGTCATCAACTGATGTGAGCTTGTTGTTCGACACGTCTAATACCCGTAGGTTAACCAACGCACTCAAGCCTTCCATTTTTGAGATACCATTATGGCTCAGATACAACTCTTCAAGAGCAACACAGTCATGTccacatattttttttcaatgCATCAGATTTCGTAAAATGATGGTAAGAGTAAAACAACACACACCTCAAATCCTTTCATAGAGGTCAATCGATTGCTCTGCAAGCTAATCTTTTTAATACATCTGAGCCCACACAAGTTCACAACTCCATTTTTGAGATACCATTATGGCTCATATACAACTCTTCAAGAGCAACACAGTCCTGTCCacacatatttttttcaatGCATCAGATTTAATAAAATGATGGTAAGAGTAACTGCATAAAGGTAAAACAACACACACCTCAAATCCTTTCATAGAGGTCAATTGATTGCTCTGCAAGCTAATCTTTTTAATGCATCTGAGCCCACACAAGTTCACAACTTTGATACGGTTTCTTCCCAGCCACAGCTCTTCTAACTTTGTCAAGCTCTCCATATTCACCATCACCTGAATAAACCTCAATGCTTTCATATTCATTGCTAAAACATTGTAAAGTAATCAGGACAAATCCAAACCCGCAATCTATTGGACCCTAGCTCAAGAATCTGCAAGTCGTGCAAGTGTTCAATCTCCATAATCTTGTTAACTTCATTCTTAGACACATAGAGCTCCTTCAACGTGCTAGAGGCCTTTGATAATCCTTCCAACGAAGTGATTTCATTGAAAGATACGTCAAAGACCAAAAGCCTTGAGAATATGCTTATATCTGGTACTTCCGCTAGCTTCTATATGGAGATGATTACAAAAATGCATAGTCAACACATTGATAACAGAAATTGCCAAATGCCAGAAAATGAAAAAGTTTACACATTGGAGTTAGTCAACGCATTGAAAAAGCCAAAACTATAAGTAGATGAATTAAAAAGCCACAACTACAATTTCTATATTGCTATTTCGCCAGCtttccttcatttttttttgagctTTGCTAATATCAGCCGTTGAAGCTTCAATAATAATTtagattatcaaaaaaatcCCATCTCATATCTTTCCCTCAGATTTACTTTATCATAAAACAAACACTCATCAAACCAAGCATATCAAGGAGTCTGAGACATACATTTACTTTCTGAAAAACTTTCAACATATAAGAGAACCTCATGCTTAACTATGCTTAAGAGGTATCTAAAAAATAAAGGCGTCCTAAAGAAAATGGCCGAAGAGAATTAAAGATATGACAAATATAAACATGCAATCTCTAGTCTCTATCAGTAAATCAACATAAACTGGATCATTAAGTATACCATGAATTTTCatacattaaataaattaagaCAAACAAATGCAAGAGTTATAGCATCAGCGGCTAAGACACCTGGTTGGAAATCATAAGGTTCCCTTGCCTTGCATGCAATCTGCCAAATCACATAAATGAgcataaatatatgaaaatactaCAACAAATACCACTTTTTCAGTTATTTTATTACAAACACTTACAAAAGTGAAAGAAATTGAGATCCTAAACTAAACGATTTCAAGCTTTGACTGGAATCGTGAATATTGGGCTTACGGGTTAATACGAAGCCGTGCCACCCAAACATCTATGACGAAGATCATCAAAAGTAGCATGGTGAACCACAGCTGGGGAAGCAAGAGCATCGCCGGCCGCAGACACTGTTGGATAGTAACTTGCAGGGAGATCAGATGTTGGTCTTGGTGCTGGGGCCTCTGCTATTTATAGTGGTCTCCCTCTATCAGTTACGAAACGCTTGAATTGTTGaagttatataaaaattaataatggaGAGGGGAATGATATGAGAAGTGAAAGGGCGCAGGCGGCAAGCCAACAGAGGAAGTGGAAGACAGAGCAATGAATTGGATTAGGTTAACTCGTTATTAGTTTAAGAGATTCTAAATTGAATTTTTGTGAGAcctacaaataataaaaagatgCTGACGTAGAGGCCCATACGGAGAATGAAACGTAGAGGCCCACACAGAGAAGACATAGGTGATGTGGAAAAAACATTGATTCTTATTGGCTGAATTTTTCAGCTGACGTGGATGCGGTGAGAGGGCTTGatatccccttttagtataAGTTAGATTAAAATAGAGTCAATATAAAAATCTACTATTCAAAAGTCTATGCTGGATCATTTCTAgattattattaaaagataacaACCTAagcttataaattaaattagaaCATATCTAATgtgattttaaataaataacataCCAAACTTCCTATAAAACAGGAAGTCAACCAATTAAAcccataaaatttaaatatatatcttgccgtaaaaaaagaataagaaagTTTGAGTATATACCTTAAGTCACAAAAATTTCcagcaaaaataaaaattgaaaattaggATTATCTAAAAGTTCGTCAAACATTAAGAATACACTCATAGGGCacgggcattcggggtcccaattgGGTTTTGGTTTTGTCCAATCGGATCTCGGTTTTTTAGGTTTATCAAAAACAACCACATttggattatatgaaagtttggTTCCAGACCGGTTCAGGTTCTATCGGGGTTCGGGttggggttagtaaatcttcaaagaaccggtacaatccgatgtactttcgggttcAGGTCCCAATCGATTCTTCGATTTAAAATTACTTGATTTATactaaccaaaacataagtaaaatatGTTCCCTGTTTTAAAAGTACTTGATTTGTACCTACTTTGTaatcaaaacataagtaaaatcgattcataaataataaaaaaacatcaaacatgatcatt is drawn from Brassica rapa cultivar Chiifu-401-42 chromosome A05, CAAS_Brap_v3.01, whole genome shotgun sequence and contains these coding sequences:
- the LOC103870419 gene encoding phosphoglucan phosphatase LSF2, chloroplastic; its protein translation is MSFAGSKSCIFSLTNHYKENDKSFRLNSINKPSIDPKRFPRNLGVSCKISGSNGAEENPGTNGVSLSSKNKMEDYNTAMKRLMRSPYEYHHDLGMNYTLIRDELIVGSQPQKPGDIDHLKKEENVAYILNLQQDKDVEYWGIDLDSIVKRCKELGIRHMRRPAKDFDPLSLRSQLPKAVSSLEWAVSEGKGRVYVHCTAGLGRAPAVSIAYMYWFCGMNLNTAYDAFVSKRPCGPNKGAIRGATYDLAKNDPWKEPFENLPENAFEDIADWERKLIQERVRANRGT
- the LOC103870420 gene encoding superoxide dismutase [Mn] 1, mitochondrial, translated to MAIRSVASRRTLSSLKESSSKLLGLRGIQTFTLPDLPYDYSALEPAISGEIMQIHHQKHHQTYVTNYNNALEQLDQAVNKGDASTVVKLHSAIKFNGGGHVNHSIFWKNLAPVNQGGGEPPKGALGGAIDTHFGSLEGLVKKMSAEGAALQGSGWVWLGLDKELKKLVVDTTANQDPLVTKGGSLVPLVGIDVWEHAYYLQYKNVRPDYLKNVWKVINWKYASEVYESECK
- the LOC103870421 gene encoding reticulon-like protein B16 → MRVVDSPMDSSSDIEGDSEGRNEGGGSTSDYRLLGRQVTVHQFMGGGKAADLLLWRRRNHSLGVIVLSTAAWLTFELSGLPILSVSSDVLLIGIIISFVHAQVSSFRNRQTDSLPELVLSEEMVNSTAASFRVKLNHLLVMAHDVTVGNDFRLFFKVVICLWLLSAIGSYISFCTLVYIGTILSVTIPALYSKYQRKVDKCCGLIHRQLSHQYKLVDENVISKLSWSLSKDKDS
- the LOC117125736 gene encoding protein phosphatase 1 regulatory inhibitor subunit PPP1R7 homolog; amino-acid sequence: MTYLKIACKAREPYDFQPGVLAADAITLAFKLAEVPDISIFSRLLVFDVSFNEITSLEGLSKASSTLKELYVSKNEVNKIMEIEHLHDLQILELGSNRLRVMVNMESLTKLEELWLGRNRIKVVNLCGLRCIKKISLQSNQLTSMKGFEDCVALEELYMSHNGISKMEL